The Macrococcoides canis genome has a window encoding:
- a CDS encoding ATP-binding protein, whose protein sequence is MDNFVQRSEYIEFLRRHRDKQVIKVVSGVRRSGKSTLFKLFQDELIAEGTENGQIITINFEDLAFQQLHDYMTLYQYLVDRIHTTKKTYIFLDEIQMVNQFETVVDSLLLKDNVDLYITGSNAYFLSSELATLLSGRYVQLNMLPLSFKEFVTWHRENDSNHSLPELYESYIKTSFPYAVRINNDLERFEYLQGLYSTVVLNDIVKRMNIQDIGILERIIAVLYSSIGSLITINKIKNTLVSKGYKIAHQTIDRYMNGILDSLIMYEVKRYNIKGKALLESQAKYYTVDTGLRQLVLRDHLEDYGHILENIIFLELKRRGYEVYVGENNQFEVDFVAITPENNIEYYQVALTTLDEQTLKRELRSLQSIDDQYPKYLLTLDQFNKTANYDGIQKLNALDWLLDK, encoded by the coding sequence TTGGATAATTTTGTACAGAGATCGGAATATATTGAATTTTTAAGAAGACATCGCGATAAACAAGTGATTAAAGTTGTGTCTGGTGTCAGAAGGTCTGGTAAATCTACTTTATTCAAGTTATTTCAAGATGAATTAATTGCTGAAGGTACTGAGAATGGTCAAATTATTACGATTAATTTTGAAGATTTAGCGTTTCAACAATTGCACGATTATATGACTTTATATCAGTATCTTGTTGATCGTATACATACCACTAAGAAAACTTACATTTTCTTAGATGAAATACAGATGGTAAATCAATTTGAAACTGTCGTAGATTCACTACTTCTAAAGGACAATGTAGATTTGTACATCACTGGTTCAAATGCTTATTTCTTGAGTAGTGAATTAGCGACGTTATTGTCAGGTCGTTATGTACAGCTCAATATGCTGCCGTTATCATTTAAAGAATTTGTTACTTGGCATAGAGAAAATGATAGCAATCACTCACTTCCCGAATTATACGAATCATATATTAAGACGAGCTTCCCATATGCAGTACGTATTAATAATGATTTAGAGCGATTTGAGTACTTACAGGGATTATATTCAACGGTCGTGTTAAATGATATTGTAAAACGTATGAATATTCAGGATATCGGAATTCTTGAACGCATTATTGCTGTATTGTATTCATCTATCGGAAGTTTAATAACAATTAATAAAATTAAGAATACGCTCGTATCAAAGGGTTACAAGATTGCACATCAAACAATTGATCGTTATATGAACGGGATACTCGATAGTTTAATCATGTATGAAGTGAAGCGGTATAATATTAAAGGAAAAGCTTTACTTGAAAGTCAGGCGAAATATTATACCGTTGACACTGGATTACGACAGCTTGTACTTCGTGATCATTTGGAGGATTACGGTCATATATTAGAGAATATTATATTTCTTGAACTGAAACGAAGAGGATACGAAGTGTATGTTGGTGAGAATAATCAGTTTGAAGTAGACTTTGTAGCCATCACCCCTGAAAACAATATTGAATATTATCAAGTTGCATTAACGACACTTGACGAGCAGACATTAAAAAGAGAGCTGCGCTCATTACAGTCTATTGATGACCAATATCCTAAATATTTGTTAACACTCGATCAATTTAATAAAACAGCGAATTACGATGGAATACAGAAACTGAACGCACTGGATTGGTTGTTAGATAAATAA
- a CDS encoding response regulator transcription factor: MKGFNVLIIEDDTIILHSIKRLLESKGLNIFINQTGENVVQQLVDMHLIIMDIMLPYDNGLSITQEIRKFSNIPIIFMSARNDIDTKLQGLSNGEDYITKPFHPLELIARVQNLLDKHYIDDISAFHNFKIDAVNHIIYDASDEIVKLTKTEHKLFFYLFSNLNTVLTKEQIFDYIWADEDKFDNLLNTYIKRLRSKLQDRDAKIIKTVYGIGYRMVSHEE; this comes from the coding sequence ATGAAAGGGTTTAATGTACTGATTATAGAAGACGACACAATCATTCTGCATAGTATAAAGAGGCTTTTGGAATCAAAAGGTTTAAATATATTTATTAATCAAACCGGAGAAAATGTTGTACAGCAACTGGTTGATATGCATTTAATTATAATGGATATTATGCTCCCTTATGATAATGGGCTTTCGATTACCCAAGAAATTCGGAAGTTCTCTAATATCCCTATTATCTTTATGTCTGCCAGAAACGATATTGACACAAAACTACAAGGTTTGAGTAACGGTGAAGATTACATCACCAAACCCTTTCATCCACTAGAACTTATCGCTAGAGTTCAAAATTTATTAGATAAACATTATATTGACGATATCTCTGCATTCCATAATTTTAAAATAGATGCTGTTAATCACATTATATATGACGCATCAGATGAGATTGTTAAATTAACCAAAACTGAGCATAAGCTTTTCTTTTATTTATTCAGTAATTTGAACACTGTACTAACGAAGGAGCAGATATTTGACTATATCTGGGCCGACGAAGATAAATTCGATAATCTATTAAATACATATATTAAAAGACTGCGTTCAAAGCTACAGGATCGTGATGCTAAAATAATTAAAACCGTATATGGAATTGGCTATAGGATGGTGTCACATGAAGAATAA
- a CDS encoding ABC transporter permease, which yields MMNYMRSETYKILKTKGIYITYAICITLLILAALTLYYFGHNGKYFPYYRADFYYNNVFGMWLLIIMIGVIINLLLTNKESKQIMKQSIAFGIEKQTIYFGKYIVSLLFFVFICLISTAVMVVAAHLLMPENKTATSEFLKALINFAPILLAGFTFGHALNMSSLKEYMSGFILVFVLLNLSTIAYLLKSINSVFTVLYEYSPKVLADRVLAEYMDETVKLSADFWISGVIITVISLLIGYFYFKKRDF from the coding sequence ATGATGAACTATATGAGAAGTGAGACGTACAAGATACTTAAGACAAAAGGTATCTATATCACTTATGCAATCTGTATTACGCTGCTGATACTTGCCGCACTGACACTTTACTATTTTGGACATAATGGGAAGTACTTCCCGTATTATAGAGCAGATTTCTACTATAATAATGTGTTTGGAATGTGGCTGCTGATTATTATGATAGGTGTCATTATTAACTTATTACTGACAAACAAAGAATCGAAGCAGATTATGAAACAATCGATTGCATTTGGCATCGAAAAACAGACGATATATTTCGGGAAATACATCGTCTCCTTACTATTCTTCGTATTCATCTGCCTGATCAGTACAGCAGTTATGGTCGTGGCAGCGCACCTTTTGATGCCTGAAAATAAAACAGCAACATCGGAATTCTTAAAGGCATTAATTAATTTTGCACCAATTCTACTCGCAGGATTTACATTCGGTCACGCACTGAACATGTCTTCACTAAAAGAATATATGTCAGGATTTATCCTCGTATTTGTACTACTGAATTTATCAACGATTGCATATTTATTAAAAAGCATTAATTCAGTATTTACTGTATTATACGAATACAGCCCGAAAGTATTAGCAGACCGTGTACTTGCAGAATATATGGATGAAACAGTGAAGTTAAGCGCTGACTTCTGGATATCAGGTGTTATCATTACGGTGATAAGTCTATTGATTGGATATTTTTATTTTAAGAAAAGAGACTTCTAG
- a CDS encoding response regulator transcription factor, giving the protein MSKTYLKGEVMAHILIIEDDRDIADLLALTLRNHYDVTVAHDGKEGYTYIKEQSFDLILLDLMMPYMNGETLLGEIKRHTNTKVIIITAKHELEHKVNLLTLGADDYITKPFYQEEVLARVIVQLRSVVKGSSVLTHRALKLDTEKREVTLNDKAIQLTNSEFDILTVLMKHPEVPLSKQKIFNALGNGTYVGDDNTVSVHVSNIRKKFSQITEDPYIKTVWGIGFMLV; this is encoded by the coding sequence ATGAGTAAAACTTACTTAAAAGGTGAAGTCATGGCACATATATTAATTATCGAGGATGACAGAGATATTGCGGATTTATTAGCGCTTACTTTAAGGAATCATTATGATGTGACAGTAGCACATGATGGTAAGGAAGGTTATACATATATTAAGGAACAGTCGTTTGATCTGATCTTACTGGATCTCATGATGCCTTATATGAATGGTGAGACGTTGCTGGGCGAGATAAAGCGTCATACAAATACGAAAGTGATTATTATTACGGCTAAGCATGAACTTGAACATAAGGTGAACTTGCTGACACTTGGTGCGGATGATTATATTACTAAGCCTTTCTATCAGGAGGAGGTGCTGGCGCGAGTTATCGTGCAGCTTCGGAGTGTTGTGAAAGGCAGCAGTGTGCTCACACATAGAGCATTAAAGCTGGACACGGAGAAACGTGAAGTGACTTTAAATGATAAAGCTATTCAGCTTACGAATTCTGAGTTTGATATATTGACCGTATTAATGAAGCATCCGGAAGTGCCGTTATCAAAGCAGAAGATATTCAACGCACTCGGGAATGGGACGTATGTTGGTGATGATAATACCGTCAGTGTGCATGTGTCGAATATACGGAAGAAATTCAGTCAGATTACTGAGGACCCTTACATTAAGACGGTGTGGGGGATTGGATTCATGCTCGTTTAA
- a CDS encoding LytTR family DNA-binding domain-containing protein, producing the protein MKIELNIDAHAEEKIMISAKQVTPVLSDFLKDTEKRFNNPRLTGKHEDHIYPIALETVARFIVENNQVLAVTNTKVLKMEQRLYQLEEIISSNFTRISKSEIVNMDYLDHLKLEPNGLAQIVLKNGDVTYASRRYLKTIKERLLL; encoded by the coding sequence ATGAAAATCGAATTAAACATCGACGCACATGCTGAAGAAAAAATTATGATTTCAGCAAAACAAGTAACACCAGTGCTTTCAGATTTCCTGAAAGACACAGAGAAACGTTTTAATAATCCACGGTTAACAGGAAAGCATGAAGATCATATTTATCCTATAGCCTTAGAAACTGTCGCCCGGTTTATTGTTGAGAACAATCAAGTCTTAGCAGTTACAAACACTAAAGTATTAAAAATGGAACAGAGACTTTACCAGCTTGAAGAAATAATTAGCTCGAATTTCACAAGAATTTCTAAATCAGAGATTGTTAACATGGATTACCTTGATCATTTGAAACTAGAACCAAATGGATTAGCACAAATTGTATTGAAAAATGGCGATGTCACCTATGCTTCGAGACGTTATTTAAAAACGATAAAGGAGAGATTACTATTATGA
- a CDS encoding ABC transporter ATP-binding protein has product MEAIIRTHQLEKTFKTNKGLKPLDFQLFKGEICAIIGKNGAGKSTFFNLLAGQLQPSGGEMAFFDYAAQESNRARKRMGFMIESPEFFADLTAYENLNYFRLQRGISSKDAVQRAIEAVDLAKYPATRFKEYSMGMKQRLALALTLMTGPDCLVLDEPTNGLDAEGISDIRKLLLKLNKEQDITILISSHILSELQLVATRFLFIDKGQVIEDITREELHNRNRKSLKLIVDHPSRAARVLEESFADIKYTVLPDNTLKLDNHVEDAAQINRILMQHDIDVKEIMTETNSLEDYFLSLEVTP; this is encoded by the coding sequence ATGGAAGCTATCATCAGAACACATCAGCTCGAGAAGACATTTAAGACGAATAAAGGTTTAAAACCACTTGATTTCCAGTTGTTCAAAGGTGAAATCTGTGCGATTATCGGTAAGAACGGTGCAGGGAAATCGACTTTCTTCAACCTGCTGGCAGGGCAGTTACAGCCGTCCGGTGGAGAGATGGCATTCTTTGATTATGCAGCTCAAGAGTCCAATCGTGCACGTAAACGTATGGGGTTTATGATTGAAAGTCCGGAATTCTTCGCAGACTTAACAGCTTATGAGAATTTAAATTACTTTAGATTGCAACGCGGTATCAGCAGTAAAGATGCGGTTCAACGCGCGATTGAAGCGGTGGACCTCGCAAAGTATCCTGCGACACGCTTTAAGGAATATTCCATGGGGATGAAACAAAGACTTGCCTTGGCACTTACGTTAATGACAGGTCCAGACTGCCTTGTACTCGATGAACCGACAAATGGATTAGATGCTGAGGGGATTTCAGATATTCGTAAATTACTGCTCAAGCTAAACAAAGAACAAGACATCACGATTTTAATATCAAGCCATATCTTGTCAGAATTGCAGCTCGTCGCAACGCGTTTCCTCTTTATCGATAAAGGTCAGGTCATTGAGGATATCACGAGAGAAGAACTGCATAATAGAAACCGTAAGTCACTGAAACTAATAGTCGATCATCCATCACGCGCAGCACGTGTATTAGAAGAAAGCTTCGCGGACATAAAGTATACAGTACTGCCAGATAATACATTAAAACTGGATAATCATGTAGAAGATGCAGCACAGATTAACAGAATATTGATGCAGCATGATATCGATGTGAAAGAAATCATGACCGAGACCAATAGTCTGGAAGATTACTTCCTGAGCTTAGAGGTGACGCCATGA
- a CDS encoding sensor histidine kinase, giving the protein MAIAFIIITLVCIASVALNAMYHYDLKRIARQLTEVRNRAHTNERIRTETHLKRVNDVTDSINGLIDKQISERVRYQKDLQAQKEEWANVSHDLRTPLTSLRGYMEVIQKETLTEAERTHYLTIMERKVDDLIERINTFYDVSLIESESIKLEREYIEINSIINDVLLLYFKEIEHKELDIQITETTHEIYIDKQATLRIINNVVINALRFAERYIHIHYEQSRDKLIVTIENDTKEKVTNPARLFERSVMGDSSRQGTHNGLGLYIVKKLMELQDGTAQIEVDDQAFKMKLVFEG; this is encoded by the coding sequence ATGGCCATCGCATTCATTATTATAACGCTTGTATGTATCGCATCCGTAGCATTGAATGCGATGTACCATTATGACCTGAAGCGCATTGCACGACAGTTAACGGAAGTAAGGAATCGAGCACATACAAACGAACGTATCCGCACAGAGACACATTTAAAAAGAGTGAACGACGTAACAGATAGTATTAACGGACTGATTGATAAACAAATATCAGAACGTGTACGCTATCAGAAGGATCTGCAGGCTCAAAAAGAAGAGTGGGCGAACGTTTCACATGACCTTAGGACACCACTGACATCACTTCGTGGATATATGGAAGTGATACAGAAGGAGACATTGACTGAAGCGGAGCGCACGCATTACTTAACGATAATGGAACGTAAAGTAGATGATCTGATAGAACGTATCAATACATTCTATGATGTATCGTTAATAGAGTCTGAAAGTATTAAGTTAGAACGTGAATATATTGAGATTAATAGCATTATCAATGATGTCCTGCTGCTCTACTTCAAAGAAATAGAACATAAAGAACTCGACATACAAATTACAGAAACAACGCACGAAATCTATATTGATAAACAAGCAACCCTCCGTATTATTAACAACGTTGTTATCAATGCCCTCAGATTTGCGGAACGCTACATCCACATACACTATGAGCAATCTAGGGACAAGCTGATTGTAACGATTGAAAATGACACGAAAGAGAAAGTAACGAATCCAGCTAGACTATTCGAACGTTCTGTAATGGGAGATTCGAGCAGACAAGGGACACATAACGGACTAGGGCTATATATCGTAAAGAAACTGATGGAACTGCAGGACGGCACGGCACAAATTGAAGTGGACGACCAAGCATTTAAGATGAAGCTCGTGTTTGAAGGATAA
- a CDS encoding DUF3021 domain-containing protein codes for MKKLIHAIQNGVFIGLMISIITSLIFSDGKYAPLYPGSFMGEIYYNNFDEPIIMLISVGIWAMIGVLFTYGNMIFTGTDWSITKQTVVHFLMILTLFFPLAILAGWFPLNLESIASFIIIFTVIYIAMWFGTLQSNKKMVNEINEKLGR; via the coding sequence ATGAAAAAATTAATTCATGCGATACAAAACGGCGTGTTCATTGGACTGATGATTTCGATTATTACATCACTCATTTTTTCAGATGGAAAATATGCGCCACTATATCCTGGATCATTCATGGGAGAAATATATTATAACAATTTCGATGAACCGATTATTATGTTAATCAGCGTAGGAATCTGGGCGATGATCGGCGTGCTGTTCACTTATGGGAATATGATATTCACTGGCACAGACTGGAGTATTACAAAACAAACTGTAGTGCATTTCCTGATGATACTTACACTGTTCTTTCCGCTTGCAATACTGGCAGGGTGGTTCCCATTAAATTTAGAAAGCATCGCAAGTTTTATCATCATCTTTACTGTAATCTACATTGCGATGTGGTTCGGTACTTTGCAAAGTAATAAGAAGATGGTTAATGAAATCAATGAAAAGTTAGGACGTTAA
- a CDS encoding helix-turn-helix transcriptional regulator produces MLNNVKKIRGDKKISQSELAKRTGITRQTISLIEVGKYNPSLKLCIELAEELDTDLNTLFWKVGEEDVE; encoded by the coding sequence ATGCTAAATAATGTTAAAAAAATTAGGGGAGATAAAAAAATATCTCAAAGTGAATTAGCTAAGAGAACAGGTATAACTAGGCAGACAATTTCTTTGATAGAAGTAGGTAAGTACAATCCTTCATTAAAACTTTGTATTGAATTAGCAGAAGAATTAGATACTGATTTAAATACTTTATTTTGGAAAGTTGGAGAAGAAGATGTGGAGTAA
- a CDS encoding restriction endonuclease subunit S gives MEFKEYRLQEILFNIYSGGTPSTRINSFWDGDLRWLSSGETRERFISKTEKYITKEGVEKSSTKLAHKNSIVIASAGQGYTRGQTSYLLEDMYINQSIICLVPDLNIVDSKYLFYNLSTRYKELRHISDSSSSRGSLTTKVLKELKINLPNITTQKKISKLIYGIDLKILTNTKIIDNLEQLSQTLFKRWFIDFEFPNEEGQPYKSSGGKMVESELGEIPEGWEIKKLGTIVSNKREKYKKEEKLPYVPINELPMKKMLFYNFLPAEQAKSSLIKFNKNDILIGNMRVYFHRVCLAPFEGVTRTTTFVLKPLTSLFRNYILLNLFTEKFVDFANQTSKGTTIPYAVWENGCENFKVIFPNDESILKKFNDVVDETILKSLLILEEIDKLEQLRDTLLPKLLSGEIEIPDDLEV, from the coding sequence TTGGAATTTAAGGAATATAGATTGCAAGAAATTCTATTTAATATATATAGTGGAGGAACTCCTAGTACTAGAATTAATAGTTTCTGGGATGGCGATTTGAGATGGCTCTCTTCAGGAGAAACCAGAGAAAGATTTATATCCAAAACAGAAAAGTATATTACTAAAGAAGGGGTAGAGAAATCATCAACAAAATTAGCTCATAAAAACTCTATCGTCATAGCTTCTGCTGGTCAAGGGTATACTAGAGGACAAACGTCCTATCTTTTAGAGGATATGTATATAAATCAATCCATAATATGTTTGGTTCCTGATTTGAATATAGTTGATAGCAAATACTTGTTTTATAATCTATCAACTAGATATAAAGAATTAAGACACATTTCAGATTCAAGTAGTTCGAGAGGAAGTTTGACTACTAAGGTTTTAAAAGAATTAAAAATAAATTTACCTAATATTACAACGCAAAAGAAAATTTCAAAATTAATTTATGGAATAGATTTGAAAATTTTAACTAACACCAAGATTATTGATAACCTAGAACAACTCTCTCAAACTCTTTTCAAGCGTTGGTTCATTGATTTCGAATTTCCGAATGAAGAGGGGCAGCCCTATAAATCAAGTGGCGGTAAGATGGTTGAGAGTGAGTTAGGAGAGATACCTGAGGGGTGGGAAATAAAAAAGTTAGGGACAATTGTGTCTAACAAAAGAGAAAAATATAAAAAAGAAGAAAAATTACCATATGTTCCAATTAATGAACTACCTATGAAAAAAATGTTGTTTTATAACTTTTTACCAGCTGAGCAAGCCAAAAGCAGTCTTATTAAATTTAATAAAAATGATATTTTAATAGGGAATATGAGAGTATATTTTCATAGAGTATGTCTTGCGCCATTTGAAGGTGTAACACGAACAACTACTTTTGTTTTAAAACCATTAACATCATTGTTTAGAAATTATATTTTACTTAATTTGTTTACTGAAAAGTTTGTAGATTTTGCAAATCAAACATCAAAAGGAACTACTATTCCATATGCAGTATGGGAGAATGGCTGTGAAAATTTCAAGGTTATTTTTCCAAATGATGAAAGTATTTTGAAAAAATTTAATGATGTTGTAGATGAAACGATATTAAAATCACTATTAATACTTGAGGAAATTGACAAGCTAGAACAACTCCGCGATACGCTTTTACCTAAGTTGTTATCTGGTGAGATAGAGATTCCCGATGATTTGGAGGTGTAA
- a CDS encoding class I SAM-dependent DNA methyltransferase, translated as MATGSLGFEEKLWQMADKLRGSMDSGEYKNVVLGLLFLKYVSDAFEEKYQELQHDEWADVEDRDEYTADNIFFVPKEARWSYIKDNAKKPEIGQIIDAAMVAIEKENKSLQGVLPKSFSRPELDKTRLGETIDLFSFKVGDSENRDKDTLGRVYEYFLSKFASAEGKNGGEFYTPSTVVELLVEMLEPYKGRVYDPACGSGGMFVQSSKFVQEHQGRIDNLSVYGQESNPTTWKLAKMNLAIRGIDSNLGEHNADTFHNDLHKGVKADYILANPPFNISDWGGEKLTEDVRWQYGIPPKGNANFAWVQHMISKLSPRGTAGFVLANGSMSSNTSGEGEIRKNIVEADLVECIVTLPGQLFYSTQIPVCLWFVSKDKLKTGKRNRKENILFIDARNLGHMTSRINKSFSEEDIAKITDTFHAWRGTNEQAYEDVLGFAKEATLEEVKENDYILTPGRYVGLEEAEEDQEVFEEKMERLTSELHEQFAKSRELEDQIRKALEGIGFGI; from the coding sequence ATGGCAACAGGAAGTTTAGGTTTTGAAGAAAAGTTATGGCAGATGGCTGATAAATTAAGAGGATCAATGGACTCTGGTGAATATAAAAACGTAGTATTAGGGTTACTATTCTTAAAGTATGTGTCTGATGCATTCGAAGAGAAATACCAAGAACTGCAGCATGATGAATGGGCAGACGTAGAAGACCGTGATGAGTATACTGCGGACAATATCTTCTTCGTACCGAAAGAAGCACGTTGGTCATATATTAAAGATAACGCGAAGAAACCAGAAATTGGACAGATTATCGATGCAGCGATGGTTGCTATTGAGAAAGAGAATAAATCATTACAAGGTGTCTTACCGAAGTCATTCTCACGTCCTGAATTAGATAAGACACGTCTAGGTGAAACGATCGACTTATTCTCGTTCAAAGTAGGAGATTCTGAGAATAGAGATAAAGATACTTTAGGACGTGTATACGAATACTTCTTAAGTAAGTTTGCAAGTGCAGAAGGTAAGAACGGTGGAGAATTCTATACACCATCCACAGTTGTAGAACTGTTAGTTGAGATGCTTGAACCATACAAAGGACGTGTATACGATCCAGCATGTGGATCAGGGGGTATGTTCGTTCAATCTTCTAAGTTCGTACAGGAACATCAAGGAAGAATTGATAACTTATCGGTATATGGACAAGAGTCTAATCCGACAACATGGAAGCTTGCAAAGATGAACTTAGCGATACGTGGTATTGACTCTAATCTAGGTGAACACAATGCAGATACATTCCATAATGACTTACATAAAGGGGTAAAGGCAGATTACATACTGGCAAATCCACCATTTAACATTAGCGATTGGGGTGGAGAGAAGTTAACTGAAGATGTACGTTGGCAATATGGTATCCCGCCAAAAGGCAATGCTAACTTTGCCTGGGTGCAACATATGATATCTAAGTTATCACCACGTGGGACAGCGGGATTCGTACTTGCGAATGGATCGATGTCATCAAACACATCAGGTGAAGGCGAAATTCGTAAAAACATTGTTGAAGCAGATTTGGTGGAATGTATCGTGACATTACCTGGGCAATTGTTCTATTCAACACAAATACCAGTGTGTCTATGGTTTGTGTCGAAAGATAAGCTAAAGACAGGGAAGCGTAACCGTAAAGAGAATATTCTCTTTATTGATGCAAGAAACTTAGGACATATGACTTCAAGAATAAACAAATCGTTTAGTGAAGAAGACATTGCGAAGATTACAGATACATTCCATGCATGGAGAGGAACAAACGAGCAAGCATATGAAGACGTTCTAGGATTTGCGAAAGAAGCGACACTTGAAGAAGTAAAAGAGAATGACTACATTCTGACACCAGGGCGATACGTAGGTCTGGAAGAAGCTGAAGAAGATCAGGAAGTATTCGAAGAAAAGATGGAACGCCTGACAAGTGAATTACATGAACAATTTGCGAAATCGCGTGAACTTGAAGACCAAATCCGAAAAGCATTGGAGGGGATTGGGTTTGGAATTTAA
- a CDS encoding sensor histidine kinase — translation MKNKSLIRKYYFVMSLCIVIIPVSFILLNYIFLFIHTTLFSMLNVDKKFSSSFLYVNFYLFYFLLLFIFVIIGAKFFKNTIRRITELDNTLEEIIYKDVYPNKIDVSKNSQDEINLLAQTINKLIDRLRHKEMLLDTNLKTKNEHIQQLSHDINTPLTAITLELYELAQDYHIPDEKTEHIYSRINYTSQLVKKVSEATEVDLQNQYLFLTDINITQLLNKSLDKWQYLLDKKQITIMTNIEQNIIWNGDPLLYERLFDNILSNITHHSKTDEISIELNNSQLMIEDYGVGFTVNSNPPQKSGSGIIKSICERMNLKLMITSSKQGTKYMINQFSNS, via the coding sequence ATGAAGAATAAAAGTCTTATTCGTAAATATTACTTCGTTATGTCTTTATGTATTGTAATTATTCCTGTCAGCTTTATCCTACTTAATTATATATTCCTGTTTATACACACAACATTGTTTTCAATGCTAAATGTAGATAAAAAATTCAGCAGTTCATTTTTATATGTGAACTTTTATTTGTTTTATTTTTTATTGCTTTTCATTTTTGTTATTATTGGTGCTAAATTCTTCAAAAATACAATCAGAAGAATCACAGAACTGGATAATACACTAGAAGAAATTATTTACAAAGATGTTTATCCAAATAAAATTGATGTATCAAAGAATAGCCAGGATGAAATCAATTTACTCGCTCAAACAATCAATAAATTAATTGATCGTTTAAGACATAAAGAAATGCTGCTGGATACAAACTTAAAAACAAAAAACGAACATATCCAGCAACTATCGCACGATATCAATACACCTTTGACTGCTATTACTCTTGAACTTTATGAACTTGCACAGGACTATCACATACCTGATGAAAAAACAGAACATATCTACTCTAGAATTAATTATACAAGTCAGCTTGTAAAAAAGGTGAGTGAAGCTACAGAAGTAGATTTACAGAACCAATATTTATTTCTGACAGATATAAATATTACCCAGCTTTTAAATAAATCTTTAGATAAATGGCAATACTTACTTGATAAAAAGCAAATTACAATAATGACAAATATTGAGCAGAATATTATCTGGAATGGAGATCCACTTTTATACGAACGTTTATTTGATAATATCCTTTCAAATATTACTCATCATTCTAAAACAGATGAAATTTCAATTGAATTGAATAATTCTCAGCTTATGATTGAGGATTATGGCGTTGGATTTACTGTTAACAGTAATCCTCCCCAGAAATCAGGGAGTGGTATTATCAAAAGTATCTGTGAACGGATGAATTTAAAGTTAATGATTACGTCTTCTAAACAAGGTACAAAGTATATGATTAATCAATTTTCAAATTCGTAG